The DNA region AAAACCCATAAAAGATTGGGATATTATAAGAAAGCAACTTGAAATTCTTTATCTGGTAGTAATACAATAATGTTTAGTAAGATAGTTTACACAATTAATGAAACGGTACATCAACTTTTTTAGTGAACTATTACCACTTTTACAGCAAGATATGAAAGTAGCTTAATATTTTAAACAACAATATAACACCAGCAAATGTTATACCAGCATATATAATGATAGTCAATATCATTTCATATTCTTTTTGCTTAGTCTCTAAATCCTTTAAAGCTTTCTTACACCCTTTGTAATGTTTTAAACATTCTTCATAGTTTCGTAAATATGTTTTAAGCCTTTTATTCTCTTCTTCGATTTCGGTATAGATACCACGTAGCTTTTGATAATGCTTATTAACAATTGTATATTCTCTTTCTAACAAATAAAGCTTTTGGCTTATACTCTTGTATCTTTGTTCAAAGTCAGCAAGAAGATATTGTAGTTCTTCGTTTTCCCTTTTTAGTTTTTCATTGTCCTCCACTATACCAGCAGCGCCTTTTTCGTGCGCTAGGAGATAAGCGCTTAGCTTTTTGTCTAAATAGATATTTAAAGCATCTCTTACAATATCGGATTTAGATTTACCTATTTTTTTAGCTTTGTTTTCAAGTTTTGTGCTTAGTTCTTCGTTGAGATTAACACGTAGTTCACCCATTCTTTTTATTCTTTCTTGCTTTCTCATTTGCTACGTCATTGTATATTTTATTAAGAGCTTCATTGTCTAGATCCGGCGGAAGCTCAATATTTAGAGCCAATAAACTGTCTTGTAAACTCTTACCAGCGTCTTTCAGCTGCTTTATTTTCTCATAGTGTTTGTCTATTAATTTCTTAAGCTTTTTTATTTTGTTAGCTCTTTGTAATTTTAGTTTTTTCTTAAGAACTTCATTGTAAGCTTTGTCTAATATCTCTACTTCTTTTCTTCTTATCCAATATATCTTTAAACTACTTAAGATTGTAATCCAGTCTTTATTTAATTTCTTCATTTTCTCTATCTCTTTAAAGTGTTTTTCGATCTCTTCTTCAACCAATGCATAATAAAGTTTCTTTAGCATTTGAGAATCCTTTATCTCCTCAGGAAGAGCAGATTTAATATCGTTGTATAACTCATCCCAACTTTTACCATCCACTATCATATAACTGATACTCATAAGTTTAGCCTTTAATAAATCAAACTCTACTTGTCTATAAACTTGCAATAAATAACTTTGACTTACTTTTACCTTTAATAGCTCTCTCATGAAAATCAATATTTCACTCCAACTGTGTCCTTTAGCCTTTAAATCTTTTATTTGATAATACAGGGCTTTAACTCTGTTTGCCTTATGGGTTTTCCTAGTATAAGCGTTCTTATAACCTCTAATGAACTTACTCACAAGAGTTTGCAGCTCGTCGTACTCTTTTTTTGTAAAAGGCTTCTTACCTATTTCTTCCAACTTTCTTAGCTCATCATCGGATAACCCTATTTTATCTTTTAACTCCAAGAGCTTCTTTCTCCTTGTATTGTTTTGCCCTTCTTTCTTCTTTAATCCTTGTTCTACTTCTATTTTTTCATTAAACATATCACTTAACTCCTTTTCTTTTTCACTCCAAACAAATAATGCTCTGTAATATCTGGTCTATTATGTCCCATTTCATGACTAACAGATTGCAAAGCTTCAAAGTATCCAACACCCAAGCTGGTTTTCTCAAAGAAGCTATTTAATGCATAATTCCAACGCAAACCGTGGGAGCCCATATACTCTTCATTTGCAAGCTT from Desulfurella sp. includes:
- a CDS encoding ribbon-helix-helix protein, CopG family, translated to MRKQERIKRMGELRVNLNEELSTKLENKAKKIGKSKSDIVRDALNIYLDKKLSAYLLAHEKGAAGIVEDNEKLKRENEELQYLLADFEQRYKSISQKLYLLEREYTIVNKHYQKLRGIYTEIEEENKRLKTYLRNYEECLKHYKGCKKALKDLETKQKEYEMILTIIIYAGITFAGVILLFKILSYFHILL